The Lagenorhynchus albirostris chromosome 17, mLagAlb1.1, whole genome shotgun sequence nucleotide sequence CTATTGGTATGTTGGTTGTATTTCAATTTCAACAATTCATATGCCATAAACTGAAGGGCACCATGTGATGTTCCAAACAGCCCAGGAATAAACCCCTAGAAAGGaacaagtgaagaaaaaaaaaaaaaaaagctaaactaAGCGAGTTTCCAAGGGACCACAGCTTCTGGGGAGGGGAGTAAGGAATGAGTGACCTCAGTGTGTGACTTAGAGAAATGGTTACtcaacaaagttttattttagaCAGTCCTTCACACACCCACCAGTGTCACGATGATACGTCTTATGGTAATGAGGATAAACAGTTTAAAGTACAATTTCAATACAGATTTCGGTTGTCATTAAATTGTTCCTTGCCTAAGTCTGGTTTCTTTTCAGGACTGAGTACAGGTCATTCTGAACTCAGACAATAGAGCCAAGGGAAATTACAATTGTcagctattaaaatatattgataacaATTCATTACCTTATACAATCCACGCACACCTTCAtacttatatattttcaaaagtgtATCAAACATTCCTTTATATTGCCGCTGTGAGGCATTAACAACACCATCGTACTGTAACATAAGGCGAGTTTTTGTTACCCATAATGGGTTGGTAATGCAGAGGGTCATGGCTCCTGAAATCagatttaaataatattactCAGCATACAGGTACTTTCTCACTTCTGACAAGCTGAATTAAGAACagtccatttatataaagaaTGGGGCTGTACCTGCAACAGCAAGGTGTGGTCCCTGAGGCACAGACCTAGGGTTAATGGGTAGACATAGTTTTTGGTGGTCTTAAAAAGTTCCCCATGTGgttagtgagaaataaatttaaaaggtgatgaaaatgtgaaaCACTTTCCCTTTGAGGTGTGAGGGTAGCAAAGATGTCCTGGCTCCTAAACAAAGTGGCCTAGTGTGGAGAACAGACCGAGGTCCTGGGAAGCAGATGCTGATAAGGAGATACATATACTTAGGAGGAGGACACAGTACAACCCAGAGGGGCTGAAGATTAGGGGAAAAGGACCAGCAATCCAGCACCTCAATCATCTGTGCATGTGCACACGTATACCCACCCCAACTTTATCACCCTCTTCCTCAAACCCACTCAAAGTAGCCACAAcacctcaaaaattaaataactatgtaatattaaaagaaatatttacattctttACAGAGAGTGatgattttgttaaaaaaaatcaaatggttaAGTTTCTCATTTGCCAAGTTTCCTAAGTAGTCcattattcaacaagtatttatggagTCCTATTGTGAGTCAGGTCTCTGCTAGCAGCTAGGTATTCAAAATGAGCAAGATAATTCTTGCCTTAAAAAACAATCAGTAAACATTAAGAAACCAaggtggggaattccctggcagtccagtggattCAGCACTTTCTCTgctgaggacctgggttcaatccctggttgggaaactaagatcccacaagccgtgcagcacggccaaaaagaaaaaaaaaaaaccaccaaggTAACAAGGTATCAAAGTAGGAGTTAAAAGACTTAAGAGTCTGAATATTACACATACATAAGGCAATTAAACAAGACtatttaattgtttaatttgaaaactgaaatcatattttaatgGAAGAAACACTATACCAAATCATCTTAAATTAGAGAGTCGTAACCTTTCTAAATATTATACCCTTTGAGACAAGTAAAATTCTTGAAATCTATCCAGAGTAATCCATCAGAATACTTGCCTTCTAAGAAATTTCATGTGATAACTGATTAGTATAGTTAGATGAGCATATTTAAACTCAGGTGTTCataggaaaaaaagcaaataaagaacaaaagtgaaaatcaaGTTGGAAGTTGATGTTTTATATTTCACACACTACCTTACCAGCTTCAGCAGCTGAGATGAGATATTCTGTTGCCTCTAACCTTTCTGCTCTTCCTTCTGTCTTATATGATTTGATGGCATTGTAACTAAAAGAATTAAACATGAACAggtgtataaatatttgaatggGTGACATAAAGCagtaaattctattttaaagtgTGGGTAACTTAAAAATACCTCAAAAGTAGAAGTCAATACGTAATCCAACTACAAAACAAGACCTTTTTCAAATAATGGATTTACTGGAAATGGTTTACTGTAAGACTATACCATCTCTCCCCCCAGACATGTAGGCTGGcaatacatatgtaaaatattttcatcacatgTTCAAccattaataaaaacagcaaacaGGAAAACTGGAAGGGGGAGGGTATACTGGTGCAGCAATTGGGCAGACAAAAAAAGGGCAGCTAACTATTACGTTCAGATACTGTGGTTGGCAATTCTGATACATAAAACACTCCACGGATCCCACCTAACAGATTAACAAGGACCATAGTGGCACACAGGAAATCATAacaaaagataacacaaacagtaCCATGAGAGATTCAGGAACTATTACTGAGATCAGAGAAGGCTTTGTGTAGGAGGCAACACGGAGCCAGGTATGGAGAGACAGGTGCAGTTtcaatagggaaacacaagcatGAGCAAAAGTTATAGGGGTGGATGGGAAGACAGGGCAAACTGAGCTACACTTGAGTGGCACACTGACATTTACGCTTTACTTGGCAGAAAACAGCCACAAAATGCTTCTGAGTAAGGGAGTTAAATCACCTTTTTTGTCAAACTCCAATTTCCACTTTCCTCCAGGAAGAAGACTTCAACTAAATAAATCTTTCCAAACTTGACCAATCCATTCTATCATAAAACAAGTATACTGTTTTATGATAATTTCAACACATAAACCCTACATGGCTTGCCCTTAGAAACTCTCTTTAAAGAACCCACACAGCTCTGAAATTATTAACATAATAAATTTTATACATACGGTTTCGCCCATCTAGGAATGTCTTACAactgaaaataggaaaaatatttaaacaatattaaggctgatttatattttgatttcacttaggaaatattttaaggttGGTTTGTATACTGCCATAAGATTATGAGAGATCAAGTAAAATGTAAGACACAAAAGAGAAGAAGGCAAATATACCAGGTACTGATGTTTTCCTAAAAATGAGCTGTATTAAAACAAAAGCCTCCCCATTCATGGATTCAGTTTCAGATATCAGAGGCAAGCTCAGAGCAGCACGCACTCCTCCACTGCGGTGTGATAATACTTTGTGTCCATGCCCTTGTACACTCAACAACTTGAATATGGCTGCCACAGGTGCTTTCTGTGGCTTCTTCAGTAAGCATCCAATATCAGTGATTACAAACGGTAATGATACCTGACAGTGAAGGAGTGAGGAAATGAATGAGCTACAAAGATGAAGGAGCAGGTCAAATAGGAGGTAAGAAAGAACATGCCTCAGACTCTTTCAGTCATGCACTGGCTTTGGCTTTCTGTTCCGATAGGGCTATCCTGTGATACATGTTCTTATGAGGACTCCAAGATCTGTCCTCTTCTGCTTTTCCAACTTCATTATGAATCAATGTATTTTGGGAAGCCACCTTCCTGAATCCATCTCACAGAAATGGCTTCTGGAAGAGTGTTTCTCCATCTCATCCTTTTACCTTCTTATTAATAACTTTTTTCCAGACTAAATGCCTCTGATAATAGCTTACAGAGAATGAGACTAATATGCCATTCTGCTCTTTCTAGCCCTTCCAATGCAGAGAAACTGATTAAATGACTCACCTTGCTTCaccaactgatttttaaaaaaatcattaaaaacataAGTTCCTTTTTATTTACTACTGTAAAATCTCCCAGACCTACTCACAAGAAAAAGTAGAGTCCCCAGGATAAGCCTGCACCCCACACATTTGGGGTTACTCCTTGGTAAAGTCCCCGTAGTCCATCAAGTTTCCAAATGGTGGTCAAGCAATGCAAAACTCCTTTATATTTCGGTCTCAGTTCCAATCCATCACTCACTGCAGTAAAGGATACACAGAGTTAGGTGGGAGCAAAGCTCTAGCTCTgaattatacataaacatatagatATCACACAATCAATCACAGAAAGGAggtaaattcaaaagaaaaaaattttaggtagataaaattattttccaggatttgatatttttaaattaataaattcatatatttatcTAAGTTTTAAGTGTGTAGTATACCCTCAATAAAAACTTGGATAAAGATGTGAGGAGCGATAaagcaaatgtagagaatgggaTAAACTTTCCTGGAAATTCTCTTGCTACAgtccccaccaacacacacacacacacacacacacacacacacacacacacacacaaatcagaaTAGAAAGTAGAAAATCCCATTGTTTTCTTACTCTCAAAAGttctaaattaataaaacatgatagggtaaaacaaaaactgatactACACACAACTTAAATAAGGAGAATTCAAATCTGTTTTGGAAGTTTAAAAGATAatgcttattttaaataacttctaTTTCATGAAAGACTCCACAAGTCAATAAGAGATTGAAAACAATTTGTAGTATAGGGTTAATATATCTAATTTACAAAAAGGAttcacaaatcaataagaaaatgacaaacaGCCTCTAAAAAACTTATAGGCAAATTACATAAACTATCAATTCACAGAAAATTACTATGTGTAATTACACATA carries:
- the SLC25A32 gene encoding mitochondrial folate transporter/carrier produces the protein MTGQGQSASGSSAWSTVFRHVRYENLVAGVTGGVLSNLALHPLDLVKIRFAVSDGLELRPKYKGVLHCLTTIWKLDGLRGLYQGVTPNVWGAGLSWGLYFFFYNAIKSYKTEGRAERLEATEYLISAAEAGAMTLCITNPLWVTKTRLMLQYDGVVNASQRQYKGMFDTLLKIYKYEGVRGLYKGFIPGLFGTSHGALQFMAYELLKLKYNQHTNRLPEAQLSTVEYISVAALSKIFAVAATYPYQVVRARLQDQHMFYNGVLDVITKTWRKEGIGGFYKGIAPNLIRVTPACCITFVVYENISHFLLGLREKKK